One segment of Echeneis naucrates chromosome 15, fEcheNa1.1, whole genome shotgun sequence DNA contains the following:
- the herc4 gene encoding probable E3 ubiquitin-protein ligase HERC4 isoform X2, whose translation MLCWGNASYGQLGLGGIDEEIVLEPRKCEYFHGKQVCDVGCGRRHTAFLLEDGTVYTCGCNDLGQLGHEKSRKKPEQVVALDAQIIVAMSCGESHTLALNDKGQIFSWGLGSDGQLGLNNFEECVRVPRNIKSLSDVQITQVACGYWHSHALSRGGQVFSWGQNRYGQLGLGKKGQSISTPQIIKSLQGIPFAQISAGGAHSFALTLSGAVFGWGRNKFGQLGLNDTNDRHFPALLKSLRSQRVIYISCGEDHTAALTKEGGVFTFGAGGYGQLGHNSTNHEINPRKVFELMGSVVTQIACGRQHTLAFTPSSGKMDSFGLGGNGQLGTRSSCNRKSPAPVKGPWATGIYPYIYFLLPSRCIAEMEQCCVKRIYAGGDQSFANYCTANNLQNLDDVRIKDPHRGICTLTEDIIQKWLNHSPGRVPQEISNEIDLVFSSASCLNGSFLSMSHPDHYSTSSKCSGVDMNMARILFHRVIQQDHPEIAQQIAASLEKNLIPRLSSSPPDIEALRLYLTLPECPLFKDRNNYVTIVIPFAKSLLSLKEAALRVLGNWWSTFEPPVFQLLVELYKDVVVYLLQMHKVGIPSVEQRIFTCFLDTSLRFLEILHTVNERAGHIIQYDKFYIHELDDLIDIRNDYVTWIQRQMYPMGHDGVVTLCRYPFVFDAQAKTTLLQTDAVIQMQMAVDQAQMQNFSSMFLPAVESVNPCLILIVRRENIVGDTMEVLRKSKNVDYKKPLKVIFVGEEAVDAGGVRKEFFLLIMKELLDPKYGMFRYYEESMLIWFSNKTFEDIDLFNLIGVICGLAIYNLTIVELNFPVALYKKLLKKKPTLDDLKELMPDVGRSLQQLLDYTEDDLEETFCLNFTITEENYGATEVLELVPNGEDINVNKSNRQDFVNAYVDYVFNTSVAPLFECFYAGFHKVCGGKVLELFQPNELQAMVIGNTNYDWTELEKSTEYKGEYWADHPTIRLFWEVFHSLPLEKKKQFLLFLTGSDRIPILGMKCLKLVIQPTGGGEHYLPVAHTCFNLLDLPKYTTLETLREKLLQAIDHNQGFNLA comes from the exons ATGCTGTGTTGGGGAAATGCCTCCTACGGACAGCTGGGCTTGGGGGGGATCGATGAGGAGATTGTGCTGGAGCCACGCAAATGTGAGTACTTCCACGGGAAGCAAGTGTGTGATGTGGGGTGTGGCCGGAGACACACAGCCTTCCTGCTGGAGGATGGGACAGTGTACACCTGTGGCTGCAACGACCTAGGACAGCTGGGACACGAGAAGTCCAGGAAGAAACCAG AACAGGTCGTGGCCCTGGATGCACAGATCATAGTGGCGATGTCATGTGGAGAGTCCCACACACTCGCCCTGAATGACAAAGGGCAGATTTTTTCGTGGGGTCTGGGCTCAGATGGCCAGCTGGGCCTCAATAACTTTGAAGAATGTGTTCGTGTGCCTAG AAACATCAAGAGTTTGTCAGATGTACAAATCACTCAGGTAGCCTGTGGGTATTGGCACTCCCATGCACTTTCAAGAG GGGGCCAAGTTTTCTCCTGGGGCCAGAACCGATACGGACAACTTGGCTTGGGAAAAAAGGGACAAAGCATATCCACACCCCAGATCATCAAGTCTCTCCAGGGCATCCCTTTTGCTCAGATATCAGCGGGTGGTGCTCACAGCtttgctctcactctctcaggAGCGGTGTTCGGTTGGGGTCGCAACAAGTTTGGTCAGCTAGGTCTCAATGACACGAATG ATCGACATTTCCCAGCTCTGCTGAAGTCCCTTAGATCACAGAGAGTGATTTACATCTCCTGTGGAGAAGATCACACAGCAGCATTGACCAA G GAAGGAGGTGTGTTTACGTTTGGAGCAGGAGGATATGGACAACTTGGACATAACTCTACAAACCATGAAATCAACCCTAGAAAAGTGTTTGAACTCATGGGAAGTGTAGTTACACAAATTGCATGTGGAAg GCAGCACACGCTGGCTTTCACACCGTCATCTGGAAAGATGGACTCCTTTGGGCTTGGTGGTAATGGGCAGCTTGGTACACGCTCCTCATGCAACAGAAAAAGTCCCGCCCCCGTCAAAGGTCCCTGG gCCACAGGAATTTATCCATACATTTATTTCTTGCTTCCATCCCGTTGTATTGCAGAAATGGAGCAATGTTGTGTCAAGAGGATTTATGCTGGAGGAGATCAGAGTTTTGCTAACTATTGCACTGCCAAT AACCTCCAGAACCTGGACGATGTGAGGATAAAAGATCCCCACAGAGGGATTTGCACTTTGACTGAGGACATTATACAAAAGTGGCTGAACCATTCACCAGGAAGAGTCCCGCAGGAAATTTCCAA TGAGATTGACCTCGTGTTCTCCTCAGCAAGCTGCCTCAATGGATCTTTTCTCTCAATGAG TCATCCAGATCACTATAGTACCAGCAGCAAATGTTCAGGCGTGGATATGAACATGGCTCGCATCCTGTTTCACAGAGTGATTCAACAAGATCATCCCGAGATAGCTCAGCAG ATTGCTGCTAGTCTTGAAAAGAACCTCATTCCCAGACTGAGCAGTTCTCCTCCAGACATTGAAGCCCTGCGGCTCTACCTCACTCTCCCAGAATGCCCTCTCTTCAAGGATCGAAATAATTATGTGACCATTGTGATCCCATTTGCAAAATCACTCCTCAGCCTAAAAGAGGCGGCGCTGAGGGTGCTAG GAAACTGGTGGTCTACGTTTGAACCCCCAGTCTTCCAGTTGCTGGTTGAGTTGTACAAAGACGTGGTGGTATATCTGCTCCAGATGCACAAGGTGGGCATTCCCTCAGTAGAGCAGAGAATATTCACCTGTTTCCTGGACACGTCCTTGCGGTTCCTGGAGATTCTGCACACg GTGAATGAGCGAGCAGGACACATCATTCAATATGATAAATTCTACATCCATGAGCTGGATGACCTGATAGACATCAGAAATGACTATGTCACATGGATTCAGAGGCAGATGTACCCAATG GGTCATGATGGTGTGGTGACTCTGTGCAGGTATCCCTTTGTGTTTGACGCCCAAGCCAAGACCACTCTGCTTCAAACTGATGCTGTGATACAGATGCAG atGGCAGTCGACCAGGCACAGATGCAAAACTTCAGCTCCATGTTCCTGCCAGCAGTGGAATCCGTCAACCCATGCCTCATCCTCATCGTCCGAAGGGAAAATATTGTCGGAGACACCATGGAAGTCCTCAGGAAGTCTAAGAACGTTGACTACAAGAAGCCACTCAAG GTGATCTTTGTGGGAGAAGAGGCGGTCGATGCAGGAGGAGTGAGAAAGGAGTTCTTCCTCCTGATCATGAAGGAGCTGTTGGATCCCAAATATGGCATGTTTCGTTACTACGAAGAGTCCATGCTCATCTGGTTTTCCAACAAG ACCTTTGAGGACATTGACTTGTTCAACCTCATTGGGGTCATCTGTGGTCTCGCTATCTACAATCTCACGATTGTGGAGCTCAACTTCCCTGTGGCCCTTTACAAGAAGCTCCTGAAGAAGAAGCCAACACTAGACGACCTGAAAGAGCTGATGCCAGATGTGGGAAG GAGTCTGCAGCAGTTGCTGGACTACACAGAAGATGATCTTGAGGAAACTTTCTGCTTGAATTTCACA atcACAGAGGAAAACTATGGTGCCACCGAGGTTTTGGAATTAGTACCAAATGGCGAGGACATcaatgtaaataaatcaaacag gcAGGACTTCGTCAATGCATACGTTGACTATGTTTTCAATACATCAGTGGCCCCACTGTTTGAGTGTTTCTATGCAGGATTTCACAAAGTGTGTGGCGGAAAGGTTTTAGAGCTGTTCCAACCCAATGAACTCCAAGCCATGGTCATTGGCAACACCAATTATGACTGGACGGAGCTTGAAAAG AGCACAGAGTACAAAGGGGAGTACTGGGCCGACCACCCCACCATCAGGCTCTTCTGGGAGGTTTTCCACTCTCTTCCcttagagaagaaaaagcagttCCTCT TGTTCCTCACAGGAAGTGACCGCATACCCATCTTAGGCATGAAATGCCTGAAACTGGTGATCCAGCCCACCGGGGGAGGAGAGCATTATTTACCTGTCGCCCACACCTGCTTCAACCTGCTGGACCTTCCCAAATACACAACTCTGGAAACGCTCCGAGAGAAGCTTCTACAGGCTATAGATCACAATCAAGGCTTTAATCTTGCCTGA